The DNA segment CCGTCacaattttgtccttaaaagacgTCTCGAGGAGTTGGAAGAGAAAGAAGTATATAAACTGCCTTTGACCTCCTCTTGAGCGATGTGAAATTATATTGACGGTAtcgaaataaaaatattgattcaatattttttattatacattaCTACAAAATGCCCCTTGAAAGTGATTTTTTGCCTACAATTGTAGACAGATAAAAAGAAGGTTCAAGTGACCTATTTATACACACACCCTTAAACTAAGTGTATATTGTAACTTAAAAGAGTCCTCTAACACAGCCATAATCCTCCAAAAAGAGATTTGTTAGCACCTGATTGCGCAATTTTTTGTTCGTTTCAAGGGAGCAGATGCattagaaaaagataaaaaatctGTCGTTGGATTCGATAACAAGAGCCTAGTGAATTGTAATACAAGAAGACCCTCTTTATGCATTGTTTATCTGATACGATGTACTGCATAATATAAAATAGCTTATCAGACTAAAAAAATCACAACATACAAACATGGATTTCAAATTCTGTGTTTGGCTCAAAGGCATCATTTGCAACAAAACTTAAAGTATTCCTCAAAAGATACATATATTGCACCAAAATAATTAACAACAGGGttgaactaaaaaatattattttagtatcaTCAAAGTATTTTCAATATAGTTGAGTTAAACTAAATTCAACCCAGAGGAATCTCTCCAATTTTTGCATCCATGTGATGGGTTGTGGATTTGGGGTTGCCTTGTTATTGGCAAAAGAAATGCACTGGTATGGAAATGATTGAACTTTATTGTGCAAGACAAGAAGCTGcagacaaaatagaaaaaagacaAAGTTAACATGTCAAATCTAATCAACACTCATGCTTTTCTGCATAGACCAGAAGCACAAGACAATggtattttatgattttctttttctttgttattttttgAAGATACCATCTTATGAGTTTAGTTAAATAACAAGTACCAACTTCGAACCTTTTCCTTTCACATGTCGTTTCACTTTTCCACTAGCTTTTGACTTCAACTCCATTACTCTCAAAACAAGCTCGTTTAGCTGCTGTAATCCATTATGGTACCGAATCAATATTCTATAATGTTTGATGGCTTTACAAACAGaaattagtttaatttaattgacCAACTCAAGGACAAGAAACTATGAAAAAAGTATGTACAGTTTCATTAGACAGTGTTTGGTTGTTCCTGATAGCAGGGGAACATTCTCCTTTAAACCAGACTCATGATTATTAGTTCCCTGTGGAATCTTCCAAATTCATTGGAGAATAAAACTCTGTATATTTGTTCAGTTGCTTTAAGGCAGGGAAAAGTGCCAtccagagagagagagagagagagagagagtaatcaaatattaaaaaaagcaaaaataaaaaactatttttttttctataaccACAATGCCACTCTGCTGCCTTGAGTCAATTCCTGGTTTTCTTTCAAGGGTTTGTTCTATTTATGCTCTGAAAAGGGTATGCCAGATTGCTTTCTAATTCTTTCTTCTTTATCTGCCCTATTCTCTTTCTGTGCTGGagtttttgtgttgtgttttgaTTCTGAGGGTAGTAGTGATTTGCATCAAAATTTGGGTTTCATCCACTTTCAGTGATGGGAAGTAACAGCAGAGGAAAGGATGGTGAAGGTTCTTCTGGGGTTAAAAAGGATGAAGAGAACTATGAGCATGAACAAGACATGAAATTTGTGCAGCCTGAAGCTCTCTTTCGCAGTACCAACGGATTCACAGATCCCTTGGTTCAGTTACCTCCCTTGCTCATACAACCCCAGGTCAGAGTTAGATGAtcctttcttaatttctttcattgaaaaaaCATTATGGGGtttgttctttttctttctctcttttaaaAAAGTATAGGTTAATGTTTAATGTTGTAGTTTTATAAAGTGTATTCATTTGGGTTTTAGCTTTAAGAGGGGATAGATACAGTGAAATTTAATCAAAGTAGTGAGCAATAAGCATCTTATGAAAGTGGGATGCTGAGAAAGCATTTTCTTGACTCCACTTACTGTTTAATAATGATTTGTGGAATGGTACAGCTAAAGTTGGATTTTAGTTCATAGAACAAAGATTAGAGTAATCTTTCAAGTGATAGAAATTTAAGGTGGATTTACTATTTTGAATTCTACTTTTGTTTGCCATTCAAATGAGAAATAATGCTGGTCTAATGGGAATTATGAGGTTTATTGAATTATCTGAGACTTGATACATGCATGCCATTGCAACATTAGTTCACTCCCAGGTATATGAATAAAAGTTTCTGCAAATACAACAAggatttaatgtttttaatctGATGAAGAACTTGCATGTTAAGAGTAAAGTGACATTGAATGAAGCTAAGCTATTGTGACCATAAATATCTTGAGGGGTACAACAACACATCAACACAATGGACGTTTACCTTGAAACACCAAATTTAAAATGGCTATTTTCAAGGTACCTGTGGTTGCCATGCAAGGACATGCTGTGGTAACGCAACCCCTGCCACAAAATGGATATGTAGAATCTGTGATTTATGAAAGGTTGAAAAGTGTGAAGATCATGTGGAATCATGCAGCCACCAATGTTGCTATTGCAGGATCATGGGACAACTGGGAGACCACGTAACCATCTACAACTTTTAAATtccaaacagagttctgctttTACTTCATCTTATGATGTGACAAATTTTACCTTGTCAGGGAGCCCCTGCAGAGAGTAGATCAAAATTTTCTCCTTGTTAAAACACTCCCAATAGGTATCTACCATTATCGTTTCATTGTAGATGGCTATTTGACACATGCTCCAGAGTTTCCATCTGCTTCTGACGAGTCAGGTTATGGCTACAATATATTGGATTTGCAGGTAGTTTCATGCTACTTTATTTTTCAGGAAATGTAGATGATCTCCTCTTTATTGCATCTTCACAACTCTTATCTTTCACTATAACCATTATCAGGATCATCAGTTCAGTTGACATTTATTTTGAGACCATGTTTGCTTATGCATGAGGACAATATCTATTCAATAATATACTAAATCCATTAAGTCACGTGCTCAAGGATTATTTTAACACAGTAATGAAACATTGACAACCTGCTCCAATATATAACTTCTCATTCATGATAGAAAGAAAGGATAGTTTTGTCACTTCATgtaaaaaaactgaaattttaGGCAAAGAAATGAGATTGTAGACTGATGCAAGTTGTCAATATATCACTTTCtcattttaaatttgttgtcTGGTGAGGAAACCATAGAACCATGGATAGTTACATGCTAAAGCTGAATTTCATGTGGTATTTTCGTTAGAGTATCTCTGCTCTAGAATGAATTTGCTAGTACAAAGTGTAGGGTTGTAACTTCTGATAGTTTAGGTTGCTTTCACTAGTCTTCTATCCATTGCtataaaattttgtttgcacAGTAGAATGTATTGCTCGTATTCAAGAGTATTGAGTGAATTACATGGTCGTAACTTATAATCCTTTCAACTCTTGCAATTTAATCTTCATGTAACTTATATCATAAAACTATATGATATATTTATTGAAGTGACATGCATTTTCAATGTCCTTTTCTGTATGCTTAATGCTTACAGCTTTATGATTAACCATTTTCAGGACTATATACCAGAAATAGTTGCAAACTTATCCGATTTTGAAGATCCTCCATCACCACCATCGAGTTATGATAACTCATACTTAAATGAAGAGGAGTTCAGCAAGCCCCCACCAGAATTACCACCACAACTACCACTGGCAATGAGACATGAGCCTTCATCTACGAGTGGTAGTCGTGTTATCCATAGGCCTACTCATCTGGAATTGAATCATCTATTCATACACAAAACTGAAAGTGCTCAATTTGTGGCACTACGATCAACATACAAGTTTCAACACAAATATATTACTGCTGAATTGTACAAGTCCCTGCGCAGGGAAAGATGATGAAGCTGTATGAATTTTGTCTTCTATTGTACTTGCCTTTATGAGAACATTTGTTAAGGTCCTTAATCTGATGTGTAGAGAATTGATTTGAATAGGTAAATCAAATATTGCTTTCCTTGTAAAAAACACTTCAGGGGATATATACAACATATTTTCATAGTGGTTGACTATTGTCCTGCTTTCAAGGACTAACATTTCCAAATTGAATATGCTTACTGCACATGCTGTGATGAAAATTCAATGATTAATCGAGCATATAATAATGTGACACATGAACTATGACTTTCTTCCTCCCCACAGCTAAATTTGACACGCCAATGAACATACTATGCATATTATAGCACTACCATGTGAGTATACACCTTCCTTATGTGTCCATATTCTCTTCTTTCCACCACTTTCTTTCTGATAGACAAGACTAACCTTGTTTTCATATTGGTTGAAATTCCACAGACCATGCTACATTTCTTCAGTTTCATCAATTTCTATCTATAAGTGTAACATAATGCTCATACATAGTGGTAGGAGTGAACTCTTGATCATGAATACGAGACATAATGTCTTTACATAAGTGAAAAAGTAAGCAAATTCTCTGCTGTAGTTTGAGAAGTAAAGTGCTTAAAATTGGTGAGAATTAACAAATAGAGTAGACAACGAAGTGTTGTCTCATCGAATGGGTACCTTAATCCAACCATTTGCAAAAGCAATGGCCAAGATTACAAAAGGAGTTGACATACCAAATATGATAATATAAGGAAGAGGGGTCTTCATGGGATTCTCTCCCTCCCTTTCTCCTGCTGTCTGCCAATACCTGCTCCACACAAAACCCTTTTTGTAGCATTTGGGAAACAAACATGACCAGAAAATAAAGGGAAAAAAACTTATGAAGTGAAGAAACCGGGAAGTGTTACTGTTGTGGTTCTTCCTCTCTGGTGATGAATTTCTTCTTGTCTCCCTTCTTGACTTCCTCATCTCCACCACCTAATAGAGCCACATTCCCAAGTTTATCATCTCAATCTCACTTCACCAGAATGGGAAACAGGATGATAATTATAATGATAACTACATAAAAGTGAAGCAAAAGAAGGTGACAGTGAGTGATTGATTGTTACCTAGTTTAGCATGAACTTTAACACCAGTAATATTAGTTCTTGGGGAGCATAAAGCATGAGAAAGTGGGAGTGATTTTGGCAGAAAAGAAGTTTTGAAGGAAATGGGAGAAGAGAGAGTGAGTTTGGCAGCCATGttgatgtgtgtgtgtgttgcaATGCAAAGTGATGAGGAATCCATCACATAGTGTTGTGGATATTGGTGTGGATCCTACCCTTATCTCACCGACTGATCAATGACCTGGCCTCCATGCAGCCACTTCTTTATTGTAATTTACCTTTTTCTTTCTAATTACTTCTTTAGCAACtattctttttataaattaaagtttataaTTGTACTTAgaatattaaaagttaaaatatataaataaataatagaataaaataagagAGTGTCAAAGTTTAATAAATAAGTTCAAAAACACTAAAAATATACTTAGTAATTGTAAGGTGTGAAAAGTAAAAGTTCAATCAAGTTAATACCCAACAACAACCTCTATAAATAAGTGATATGTTTAATATGCAAGTAGAGTGTTTTTGTCtgataatcaaacaaattgATTCTGACTTTATTCTTTGAGCCCCTTATCGATACACACCCACCCGTGATCCTAGACCTAGAAGCCGAGAGTTGAACCAAATTTAATAATTGAGTGATGGTTCAGATTCATTAGTTGAGAACAAGTCTAAGCCTATATATCAGAGTCCAATCTAGTTGATTCAGTAACCGAAAGTCCAAGTTAATAGCAAGTGACCGAGAAGCCGAGAGAGAAGGAGTTAATTGTTTCTAAGTCatgtaataacaataataaataagtattttaaaaaataattaaaagttataataaGTAATTGTCTTAaacatgatttttaaaattaattattgatattcaatttagagataaagataaaatattgtaaaataaaaaggTTATTTGGATAAAGAATGACAATGCTTTGGATAAAGATAACAGAATAGTAATTTAAAACTATTGGATAAAGAAATTTTAGTTATAGAAATAGTGTGAAATACATTTCtggatattaaaaaatatatatatatacataattgAAAGAATGAGAAGTCAAATTTCCAAATTTATTGGTAGAAAAGATCTACATAGAATAAGaatagaagaagatgaaaaactAAGTGTCTCTCActttaagaaatattttgtgGATCATATTGTCTAAATAAGTGTTTAACTACAAAGTGAAAGTGATAAAATTGGGCACAAATTTTGAAGAGGTATGAGCATTAGGAGCTAGAAAATTGTGTGATTGAAAAGCAGCAAACTTTGATATGAAGAAGAATCCTGTTTAATGATGGCTTGGTAGAGTTTTGGAAAGCATGATTCTCTGCTACAGGCGATTGTTACACAATGCAAGTCATGCTATTTCTGCCCAGTTAGCTTTATCAGTATATCACTGCAACATATCTCATCACCACCTCCAATTTCCAACTTTGAATTTGGAATATCATCGATACAAAGATTCTTGTAGCGTGGAAGATGCCCATCAGCTTCATCTGCATATCTACAAATATGGGCTTATCAATGATGTTTTCTGGTGTAATACTCTTGTCAACATCTATGTCAGAGTCGGCAACTTGGTTTCCGCACAGAAGCTGTTTGATGAAATGCCGCAAAAGAACCTCGTTTCCTGGTCTTGTTTAATTTCTGGGTATGCACAGAATGACATGCCTGATGAGGCATGTGTTTTATTCAAAGGGGTCATTTCAACTGGTCTCTTGCCAAATCACTATGCCATTGGTAGTGCTCTTCGAGCATGCCAAGAGATTGGTCCAAATAAGCTCAAACTCGGGATGGAGATTCATGGCTTAATTTCCAAATCTCCTTATGCTTCGGACATGGTGTTGTCTAATGTGCTAATGTCCATGTATTCACATTGCTCGGCCTCCATTGACGATGCTCGTCGTGTTTttgatgaaataaaaattaaaacttctGCATCCTGGAATTCTATAATTTCGGTCTATTGTCGTACGGGAGATGCAATTTCtgcttttaatttattttcaagcaTGCAAAGGGAAGCTACAGAATTAACCTGCAGGCCTAATGAATATACCTTTTGTAGCTTAGTAACTGCTGCATGCTCTCTGGTTGACCGTGGACTGACTTTGCTAGAGCAGATGCTGGCGAGGATTGAAAAATCTAGCTTCGTACAAGATTTATATGTTGGTAGTGCATTGGTCAGTGGGTTTGCAAAGCATGGTTTAATAGATTCTGCTAAAATGATTTTTGAACAGATGAGTGATCGTAATGCAGTGACTATGAATGGGTTAATGGTCGGACTTGCGAAGCAGCACCATGGTGAAGAAGCAGCTAAGATATTCAAGCAAATGAACAATTTGGTTGAAATAAATGCATCATCTTATGCAGTTCTTTTAAGTTCTTTTAGTGAATTTTCAGATTTGAAAGAAGGGAAGAGAAAGGGTCAAGAGGTTCATGCTTATCTAATTCGAAATGCCTTGGTTGATGTCTGGATTTTGATTGGAAACGCACTTGTGAATATGTATGCAAAGTGCAACGCTATTGATAATGCTCGTTCAATTTTTCAATTCATGCCCAGTAAAGATTCTGTCTCATGGAACTCTATGATCTCTGGCCTAGACCACAATGAACGATTTGATGAAGCAGTTGCCTGTTTCCATACAATGAAGAGAAATGGAATGGTGGCCTCAAAATTCTCAGTCATTAGTACTTTGAGTTCGTGTGCAAGTTTGGGTTGGATCATGTTAGGACGACAAATACACACTGAAGGGATCAAACATGGGCTAGATTTGGATGTTTCAGTTTCGAATGCTCTTCTAACGTTGTATGCTGAAACTGATTACATGGACGAGTGTAAGAAAGTATTCTTTCTAATGCCAAAGTATGACCAAGTTTCTTGGAATTCTTTTATTGGTGCACTAGCAACTTCAGACGAGTCAGTCTTACAGGCAATAAAATATTTCCTGGAGATGATGCAAGCTGGATGGAAACTAAACAGAGtaacatttataaatattttagcagcagtttcttctctctctcttcttgAACTGGGCCGTCAAATTCATGCTTTAATCTTAAAATACTCCGTTGCTGATAACAATGCCATTGAGAATACGCTTCTAGCTTTTTATGGGAAGTGTGAGCAGACTGAGGACTGTGAGATTATCTTTTCTAGAATGTCGGAGCGAAGGGATGAAGTCAGTTGGAATTCAATGATTTCTGGATATATTCACAATGGCATCCTGCATAAAGCCATGGACATGGTATGGTTTATGATGCAAAGGGGCCAAAGATTGGATGGTTTCACACTTGCCACTGTTCTTAGTGCATGTGCTTCGGTTGCAACATTAGAGCGTGGTATGGAAGTTCATGCATGTGCAATAAGAGCTTGTTTAGAATCTGAAGTTGTTGTCGGCAGTGCACTAGTTGACATGTATGCGAAATGTGGAAAGATAGATTATGCATCGAGATTCTTTCAATTGATGCCTGTGAGGAACATATATTCTTGGAATTCAATGATTTGTGGTTATGCACGCCATGGACATGGAGAAAAAGCTCTAGAGCTTTTTAGACAAATGAAACAGCACGGCCAATCACCAGATCATGTCAGTTTTGTTGGTGTCCTATCAGCCTGTAGTCATGTAGGGTTGGTTGATGAAGGATTTAAGCATCTCAAATCAATGAGTGAAATATATGGACTAGCCCCTCGAATAGAGCATTTCTCTTGTATGGTGGACCTCCTTGGGAGGGCAGGTAATGTTAATAAGATAGAGGAATTCATCAAAACAATGCCAGTGGATCCTAATGCCCTTATTTGGAGAACAATTTTGGTAGCATGTTGTCGTGCTAATAGCCGTAATACAGAGCTAGGTAGGAGGGCTTCCAAGATGCTTATTCAGTTAGAGCCACAGAATGGTGTGAACTATGTACTTGTTTCTAACATGCATGCTGCTGGTGGGAAGTGGGAAGATGTGGCAGAGGCAAGGTTAGCAATGAGGAATGCAGCAGCGAAGAAGGAAGCTGGGTGTAGTTGGGTTACCATGAAGGATGGAGTTCATGTGTTTGTGGCTGGAGACCAAACACAcccagaaaaagaaaaaatctaTGAAAAACTCAAGGAGATGATGAACAAAATGAGGGGTGTGGGATATGTGCCTGAAACCAAATATGCACTCCATGATCTTGAACATGAAAACAAAGAAGAGGTTATCAGCTATCACAGTGAGAAACTAGCGATTGCTTTTGTTCTCACACGCCAATCTGAGCTACCAATTAGGATAATGAAGAACCTTCGGGTTTGTGGTGACTGTCACACTGCTTTCAAATACATATCAAAGATTGTTAATCGAAAGATAATTTTACGAGATTCAAATAGATTTCACCATTTTGATGATGGCATATGTTCTTGTGGGGATTATTGGTGACTGATGCAAAACAATTATGGAAATTCTTTGGTGTAAGATTATTGAAATATAGGAATAGGTGCCATTTTTTGAACTCTTTTCTTAATCTGAACTTGTGAAATTAATCAGTTATCCAAACTATAAAGCAGATTTATGGAATTGTCTTGTTTTCACACCTGAATTCAATTGTGTTCATTCTGTTCATACGTGCCTTCTTGCTGTAACTTTGAACCAAGTCCTAAAAGGAAGATATAAAAGGTGTGTTCCTGTCCTCATCCAGCAAACACAAAATATAAATGCTTTCATGTTGAAGTTAAATATTGATGAAACAAAACAACCCAATGAAAGTAAGTTTCAATTATGtaattgattttaaatataaactacacTTTGATTATAATGGTGTAAAAAGTAACAATCTTtgatttgttcttttttttgttGTATTTCTTTGCATATAAACGTGTCTTGGAAAAGTTGATTGGTTTAAAAATAGAAGAAGTTGAAATTGAGAACCATGTTTATGAATGAAAAAGAAGCTAGGCCCACATTCGTAAAGTTGAATTGATTTTTGTGGAAAATTAGGTCTCTCTATCCTTTTCAAAACAATGGCCTGTGATTTTGTTGGCTTTCTCAGAAGACTTGACTCACCCAAGTCAAGTAAACAATTGCTTCGTACTTTCTTTGCCAACCAGAAGGACCGTTTCAAATTAGTAGGGCACAACGTTCCAATCTTcagtataaatataaatactcaAAATTAATGTGGAATCAATCTCATTTAAACTCGTATAATACtcttctgattttttttataggatTATTATATTATAGATATTCTTGTGACAAAAAAAGTTGATGATTttataaacaagaaaaaattggctgaaaaaaaatcattttttataaaaggtAATACTCAATATAAAGTTGATGATGATTAAGACTTAAATAAAAGTGGATTCAGTCAAGGATTGGTGTTGAGATCTTTGAAGGTATAGGATAACATAATTTGAGTTTCAACTAAAgtatagtttattattttagtatattaaaataatcttCTATGAAGTTGGTTAAGAAGTGTgttttaagcctaattca comes from the Phaseolus vulgaris cultivar G19833 chromosome 8, P. vulgaris v2.0, whole genome shotgun sequence genome and includes:
- the LOC137824406 gene encoding SNF1-related protein kinase regulatory subunit beta-2-like, which encodes MGSNSRGKDGEGSSGVKKDEENYEHEQDMKFVQPEALFRSTNGFTDPLVQLPPLLIQPQVPVVAMQGHAVVTQPLPQNGYVESVIYERLKSVKIMWNHAATNVAIAGSWDNWETTEPLQRVDQNFLLVKTLPIGIYHYRFIVDGYLTHAPEFPSASDESGYGYNILDLQDYIPEIVANLSDFEDPPSPPSSYDNSYLNEEEFSKPPPELPPQLPLAMRHEPSSTSGSRVIHRPTHLELNHLFIHKTESAQFVALRSTYKFQHKYITAELYKSLRRER
- the LOC137824407 gene encoding uncharacterized protein, giving the protein MDSSSLCIATHTHINMAAKLTLSSPISFKTSFLPKSLPLSHALCSPRTNITGVKVHAKLGGGDEEVKKGDKKKFITREEEPQQYWQTAGEREGENPMKTPLPYIIIFGMSTPFVILAIAFANGWIKVPIR
- the LOC137826415 gene encoding putative pentatricopeptide repeat-containing protein At5g09950, with product MILCYRRLLHNASHAISAQLALSVYHCNISHHHLQFPTLNLEYHRYKDSCSVEDAHQLHLHIYKYGLINDVFWCNTLVNIYVRVGNLVSAQKLFDEMPQKNLVSWSCLISGYAQNDMPDEACVLFKGVISTGLLPNHYAIGSALRACQEIGPNKLKLGMEIHGLISKSPYASDMVLSNVLMSMYSHCSASIDDARRVFDEIKIKTSASWNSIISVYCRTGDAISAFNLFSSMQREATELTCRPNEYTFCSLVTAACSLVDRGLTLLEQMLARIEKSSFVQDLYVGSALVSGFAKHGLIDSAKMIFEQMSDRNAVTMNGLMVGLAKQHHGEEAAKIFKQMNNLVEINASSYAVLLSSFSEFSDLKEGKRKGQEVHAYLIRNALVDVWILIGNALVNMYAKCNAIDNARSIFQFMPSKDSVSWNSMISGLDHNERFDEAVACFHTMKRNGMVASKFSVISTLSSCASLGWIMLGRQIHTEGIKHGLDLDVSVSNALLTLYAETDYMDECKKVFFLMPKYDQVSWNSFIGALATSDESVLQAIKYFLEMMQAGWKLNRVTFINILAAVSSLSLLELGRQIHALILKYSVADNNAIENTLLAFYGKCEQTEDCEIIFSRMSERRDEVSWNSMISGYIHNGILHKAMDMVWFMMQRGQRLDGFTLATVLSACASVATLERGMEVHACAIRACLESEVVVGSALVDMYAKCGKIDYASRFFQLMPVRNIYSWNSMICGYARHGHGEKALELFRQMKQHGQSPDHVSFVGVLSACSHVGLVDEGFKHLKSMSEIYGLAPRIEHFSCMVDLLGRAGNVNKIEEFIKTMPVDPNALIWRTILVACCRANSRNTELGRRASKMLIQLEPQNGVNYVLVSNMHAAGGKWEDVAEARLAMRNAAAKKEAGCSWVTMKDGVHVFVAGDQTHPEKEKIYEKLKEMMNKMRGVGYVPETKYALHDLEHENKEEVISYHSEKLAIAFVLTRQSELPIRIMKNLRVCGDCHTAFKYISKIVNRKIILRDSNRFHHFDDGICSCGDYW